The following proteins are encoded in a genomic region of Micrococcaceae bacterium Sec5.8:
- the dxs gene encoding 1-deoxy-D-xylulose-5-phosphate synthase, with protein sequence MGLLETIRNPQDLSKLSGAQLNQLAAEVREFLIGNVSQTGGHLGPNLGVVELTIAVHRIFDSPRDSIVFDTGHQSYVHKLLTGRQDFSTLRQQGGMSGYPDRAESEHDIVESSHASSSLSWADGISRARRLTGDGDRYVIAVVGDGALTGGMAWEALNNIAADKKRRVVIVVNDNGRSYAPTVGGFADYLASLRPTIDSFRAAPAYEGTLDWWRRKLQNGGPAGQFTYRSLHAMKKGVKDWWAPQGMFEDLGLKYIGPVDGHDLQAMEHALSTAKNYAGPVIVHAMTEKGHGYAPARAHEADQFHAVGIIDPETGEPADAGGAKSWTAVFADEIADIADERTDLVGITGAMLIPVGLHKFAARHPERVFDVGIAEQHALTSAAGMAFGGLHPVVAVYATFLNRAFDQLLMDVALHKAGVTIVLDRAGVTGPDGASHHGMWDMAMVQIVPGLHLAAPRDASRLREELREAVAIEDAPTVIRYSKGTVGAEVEAIERLSDGVDVLARRPAGSTQNDVLIVSVGAMSELALDVSNRLGAQGISSTVVDPRWLLPVRKSIVALASHHRLVICIEDGVRAGGVGSRIRQEMRAAGVDTALNEVGLPVEFLDHGTRSQVLERVGLTAQQITHDVVAQVLGTKVPFARPLPGQEHPSTGSLPIL encoded by the coding sequence TTGGGACTCTTGGAGACCATCCGGAATCCGCAGGACCTGAGCAAGTTGTCCGGGGCGCAGCTGAATCAGCTGGCAGCCGAGGTCAGGGAATTCCTGATCGGCAACGTCTCCCAGACCGGCGGACATCTCGGACCGAACCTCGGCGTGGTGGAGCTGACCATCGCGGTACACCGGATCTTCGATTCCCCCCGCGACAGCATCGTCTTCGATACCGGGCACCAATCCTACGTACACAAGCTCCTCACCGGACGCCAGGACTTCAGCACCCTGCGCCAGCAGGGCGGCATGTCCGGCTACCCCGACCGTGCCGAGTCCGAGCACGACATCGTCGAAAGCTCACACGCCTCCTCCTCGCTCTCGTGGGCAGACGGAATCTCCCGTGCCCGGCGGTTGACCGGCGACGGCGACCGCTACGTGATCGCCGTCGTGGGTGACGGCGCCCTGACCGGCGGCATGGCGTGGGAGGCTCTGAACAACATTGCGGCAGACAAGAAGCGGCGTGTGGTGATTGTCGTGAACGACAACGGCCGCTCGTACGCCCCCACCGTGGGCGGTTTCGCCGACTACCTCGCCTCGCTGCGGCCCACCATCGACTCTTTCCGCGCGGCGCCGGCTTATGAGGGCACCCTGGATTGGTGGCGGCGGAAACTGCAGAACGGCGGACCTGCGGGCCAGTTCACCTACCGCAGCCTGCACGCCATGAAAAAAGGCGTCAAGGACTGGTGGGCCCCGCAAGGCATGTTCGAGGACCTCGGCTTGAAATACATCGGGCCAGTGGACGGACACGACCTCCAGGCCATGGAGCACGCCCTGTCCACCGCCAAGAACTACGCCGGTCCGGTGATCGTGCACGCCATGACCGAAAAAGGCCACGGGTACGCGCCGGCCCGCGCCCACGAGGCTGACCAGTTCCACGCGGTCGGCATCATCGATCCGGAGACCGGCGAGCCCGCCGATGCCGGCGGTGCAAAGTCGTGGACTGCCGTCTTCGCCGACGAGATCGCCGACATCGCGGACGAGCGCACGGACCTCGTCGGCATTACCGGCGCCATGCTCATTCCGGTGGGACTGCACAAGTTCGCCGCACGGCATCCGGAACGGGTGTTCGACGTCGGCATCGCCGAGCAACATGCCCTCACCTCAGCCGCTGGCATGGCTTTTGGTGGACTGCATCCCGTCGTCGCCGTCTATGCGACGTTCCTGAACCGCGCCTTCGACCAGCTCCTGATGGACGTGGCCCTGCACAAGGCCGGTGTCACCATCGTCCTGGACCGGGCCGGCGTCACCGGGCCCGACGGTGCCAGCCACCACGGCATGTGGGACATGGCCATGGTCCAGATAGTTCCCGGGCTGCACCTCGCCGCGCCCCGGGACGCCAGCCGGCTCCGCGAGGAACTTCGCGAAGCCGTCGCCATCGAGGACGCCCCCACGGTGATCCGCTACTCCAAGGGCACGGTCGGCGCCGAGGTCGAGGCCATCGAACGGCTGAGCGACGGCGTCGACGTCCTCGCCCGCCGCCCGGCCGGCTCCACCCAGAACGACGTCCTGATTGTGAGCGTCGGCGCGATGTCCGAGCTCGCCCTCGACGTTTCAAACCGCCTGGGCGCCCAGGGCATCAGTTCCACGGTCGTGGATCCCCGCTGGCTGCTCCCGGTCCGGAAATCCATCGTCGCCCTCGCCTCCCACCACCGCCTGGTCATCTGCATCGAGGACGGGGTCCGCGCCGGTGGCGTCGGGTCCCGTATCCGGCAGGAAATGCGGGCCGCCGGGGTGGACACCGCCCTGAACGAGGTGGGCCTTCCGGTGGAGTTCCTTGACCATGGAACCCGCAGCCAGGTGCTCGAACGGGTCGGTTTGACCGCCCAGCAGATTACCCACGACGTCGTGGCCCAGGTCCTCGGGACCAAAGTTCCGTTCGCGCGTCCCCTCCCGGGCCAGGAACACCCCAGCACCGGCAGCCTTCCCATTCTGTGA
- a CDS encoding aldo/keto reductase, translating into MTEYRRVGNSGLTVSAVGLGCNNLGRATTATESQEGTDAVVHAALDAGITFFDVADAYGREPGLSETMLGKALKGRREDAVIGTKFGMDMGGSNGNDFGARGSRRYIITAVEASLRRLGTDWIDLYQFHTPDPLTPIEETLSALEELVTSGKVRYIGHSNRAGWQIAEAEFVARARGGVRFVSSQNHYNLLDRRAELEVTPAAEAYGLGVLPYFPLANGLLTGKYAKDSAPAGSRLSHTRTNLVHDADWGQMAAFSAFAAERDLTEIQVAFSWLAAQPSVSSVIAGATRPEQVRQNAAAVAWVPTAAERAELDDLFPRTPKVALF; encoded by the coding sequence ATGACTGAATACCGCCGCGTAGGAAATTCCGGACTGACCGTCTCCGCCGTAGGACTTGGCTGCAACAACCTGGGGCGGGCCACTACGGCCACCGAGTCGCAGGAGGGGACCGACGCCGTCGTCCACGCAGCCCTGGACGCCGGGATCACGTTCTTTGACGTCGCCGACGCATACGGACGGGAGCCGGGTCTCAGCGAGACGATGCTCGGCAAGGCCTTGAAGGGCCGCCGGGAGGATGCCGTGATCGGGACCAAGTTCGGCATGGACATGGGCGGCAGTAATGGAAACGACTTCGGCGCAAGAGGCTCCCGGCGCTACATCATCACGGCCGTCGAAGCTTCGCTGCGACGGCTCGGCACGGACTGGATCGACCTCTACCAGTTCCATACACCCGATCCGCTGACCCCGATCGAGGAGACCCTTTCAGCGCTGGAGGAGCTCGTGACCAGCGGAAAGGTCCGCTACATCGGCCACTCCAACCGGGCCGGCTGGCAGATCGCCGAGGCCGAATTCGTGGCGCGCGCCCGCGGTGGAGTGCGCTTTGTCTCGTCCCAGAACCACTACAACCTGCTGGACCGCCGCGCCGAACTTGAGGTCACGCCCGCTGCCGAGGCGTACGGACTTGGCGTCCTGCCGTATTTTCCGTTGGCCAACGGCCTGCTGACCGGCAAGTACGCCAAGGACTCCGCACCGGCGGGTTCGCGGCTCAGCCACACCCGCACCAACCTGGTCCACGACGCTGACTGGGGGCAGATGGCTGCCTTCAGTGCTTTCGCCGCCGAGCGGGACCTGACCGAAATCCAGGTGGCCTTCTCCTGGCTCGCAGCCCAGCCCTCGGTCAGCAGCGTCATTGCCGGCGCCACCCGCCCCGAGCAGGTCCGGCAAAACGCCGCCGCCGTGGCCTGGGTTCCCACCGCCGCGGAACGCGCTGAGCTGGATGATCTCTTCCCCCGGACACCGAAGGTCGCGCTGTTCTAA